A single region of the Lacerta agilis isolate rLacAgi1 chromosome 9, rLacAgi1.pri, whole genome shotgun sequence genome encodes:
- the ISL2 gene encoding insulin gene enhancer protein ISL-2, producing MVDIIFPYSFLGAMGDHSKKKPGIAMCVGCGSEIHDQYILKVSPDLEWHAACLKCADCSQYLDETCTCFVRDGKTYCKRDYIRLFGIKCAKCAAGFSSSDLVMRARDNVYHLECFRCSVCSRQLLPGDEFSLRDHELLCRADHSLLIDRAGSAESPPRSPGHLQGSRLADSVPGRQPSLRPHVHKQAEKTTRVRTVLNEKQLHTLRTCYAANPRPDALMKEQLVEMTGLSPRVIRVWFQNKRCKDKKKSILMKQLQQQQHSDKASLQGLTGTPLVAGSPIRHDSAVQGNAVEVQTYQPPWKALSDFALQSDLDQPAFQQLVSFSESGSLGNSSGSDVTSLSSQLPDTPNSMVPSPVET from the exons ATGGTGGATATTATTTTTCCTTATTCTTTCCTGGGTGCTATGGGGGATCATTCCAAAA AGAAACCCGGGATTGCCATGTGCGTGGGCTGCGGGAGCGAAATCCACGACCAGTACATCCTGAAGGTCTCCCCGGACCTGGAGTGGCACGCGGCGTGCCTGAAATGCGCGGATTGTAGCCAGTATTTGGACGAGACCTGCACTTGTTTTGTGAGAGATGGCAAAACGTACTGTAAAAGGGATTATATCAG GCTCTTCGGCATCAAGTGCGCCAAGTGCGCGGCCGGTTTCAGCAGCAGCGACTTAGTGATGCGCGCCCGGGACAACGTCTACCACCTGGAGTGCTTCCGTTGCTCGGTGTGCagccggcagctccttccgggaGACGAGTTCTCGCTGCGGGACCACGAGTTGCTCTGCCGCGCCGACCACAGCCTTCTCATCGACCGGGCCGGGTCGGCTGAGAGCCCCCCGCGCAGCCCCGGACACCTCCAAGGCTCCAGGCTCGCAG ATTCCGTGCCCGGGCGCCAACCCTCCTTGCGTCCACACGTGCACAAGCAGGCGGAGAAGACGACGCGCGTGAGGACGGTGCTGAACGAGAAGCAGCTGCACACGCTGCGCACCTGCTACGCGGCCAACCCGCGACCAGACGCGCTCATGAAGGAGCAGCTGGTGGAGATGACCGGCCTGAGCCCGCGGGTGATCCGCGTCTGGTTCCAGAACAAGCGCTGCAAAGACAAGAAGAAATCCATCCTCATGAAgcagctccagcagcagcagcacagcgaCAAAGCA AGCCTTCAGGGCCTGACTGGGACCCCACTGGTGGCCGGCAGCCCAATCCGCCATGACAGCGCTGTGCAGGGCAATGCAGTGGAGGTGCAAACCTATCAGCCCCCCTGGAAAGCACTCAGTGACTTCGCCTTGCAGAGCGACTTGGACCAGCCagccttccagcaactg GTCTCCTTCTCAGAATCTGGCTCCTTGGGCAACTCATCTGGCAGCGACGTGACCTCCTTGTCCTCTCAACTCCCCGATACCCCCAACAGCATGGTCCCCAGCCCGGTGGAAACGTGA